The following DNA comes from Candidatus Tanganyikabacteria bacterium.
CGGACACCGCGCTACGCCTGGGGCGATACTTCGGGGTAGAGCCCGAGTTCTGGATGCACCTGCAGGATCGGTACGAACTCGACATCGAGGCAGACGCACTGGGGGGCAGGCTCGACGTGGAAGTGCGCAGGCGACTGGGCGCTTGATCGGGAAGTGAGCCTGCGCGACTTCGACCTGCTCGTCCTCGGCCACGAGACCGAGGGCGCGCTGGCGGCCGTCGCGGCCGGCCGGGCGGGGGCGCGAGCCGGGATTGTCCTGCCGCCCGGGCGGATGCTCGGCGGCCTGCTGACCGAGGGTGGACTGGCCTACGTGGACCGGGACTCGCGGCACCTGCGGCCTCCCGCCGAGTCGCCCGACGACGGCCTGTTCGGCGAGTTCCTCGCACGAGCCGGGGTGCCGCTGGTAGCCCTGGATCCCGCGCGGGGCGAGCAAGCGCTGCGCGCGATGGTGGCGGAGGCCGGCGCGACGATCCTGCCCGGGTCGTGGGACGGTCCCAGGATCGAGGGCGATCGGGTGGCCGCGGTGCGGGTCGCCGGCGAGGAGATCGGGGCGGGCTTCTTCCTGGATGCCACGCCCGACGGCGATTTCCTCGAGGCGCTTGGCGAACCGTTCGCCGCGGGGTTCGGGGAGTACGGCATCGACCGCGTGCTCGGCGTAAGCCCGTTGCCGGTGCTGCGCGGCGTGACGCCCGCGCGGATTCTCGCCACCTGCGAGGCGCTGGCCGGGGATCCCGACCTCGGGGCGCTCAAGGACCGGATCTTCGGGGAGCGGCGCTTTCTTGACCTTGAGGCCGGCGCCGACTACGTCCTCGTCGGGCCGCCGTACCTGGCGCTGGCCTACCAGCGCTGGCGCGAGGCGAACGGCCTTTCGTTTCCGGTCCCGTTCGAGGCCGACGGCTTCAACGTCGCGGTGCTGGGCCCCGACGTCACGAGCTGGAACGGCCTCATCTACTTCGAGACCGATCCCGCGACGCTCCTGGCCTGGTCGCGCGGCGGCGCGGGCGACCTTTTCCGGCGGGAAGTCGCCCACTTCGGGGAGTTCGCCCGCACACTCTGGCCGGGTGCCACGGCGGAGATGCCGCGCCACGGGCTCTACGTGCGCCAGACCCGGCACGCGCTGGGTACACGGCTGCGGCTGTCGCTCGGCATGATCGCCGCCGGCGAGCCGGTGCGCTCGGTCGGGACCTTCTGCTACTACCCGGATTTCCGGGGCTTCCGGGTGACGCCCACCGCGGGCCCACTCGTCGCGCGGGTGGCCCTCGACGCGGGCCTGGCGCGGCGGCATATCAACGTCGGTATCGCCTCGCGGGCCGGAGGTTACACGCCGCCCGCCCATTCGCTCTGCCGCCTGGTGCAGTACAACGCCACGCTCGGGGCGGCGCTGGGCGCCGGGGCGGCCGTCGGGTTCGAAACGGCCGCCATCCGGGCCGAACTGGCTCGCCAGCACGCCCTGGCCGACGACCAGGCCGGCCTGGCGGATACGCCGCGGGTGGCCGGGCGATTGCACGAGGATCCGCTGCTGGCGCTGGAAAGAAGGCTCGCGATCTCGTAACAGGTCGCCGCCCGGCTTCGCAGGCCCGCGGCACCGGACCAGAGTTCCGGGTAACCCGCCGCGCCTCAATGCAGGGCTGCGAGTAGCTTCTGGATCCGGTCGCGAGTCTCGTCGTCGACCCGTGTGGCCGCAAGCCGTTCGAGGAGGGTCCGCGGAACCGCAAAGCCCGCGCTGAGCGCCTCGTGCAGGAAGCGAATGTCCTTCTCGCGGCCGGCCACGCACTTGCTGATGAGCAAGTCGTAAATCTCCAGGCACCACCCGGTGTGGCCCCGCGTGTTGGCGTTCTTCACGGGGATCAGGCGAACCCGCCAGCCCGCCGGAAGTGTCGCGGTCCCTTCGTCGATTCCCTGGGCGCAGTAGCCGAAGGTCGAGTGGAACGGCGAGCCCTCGCCAATCGAGCCGCCGATGAGATCGGCGCGCTCGGGGTGCGTCCTGGGATAGACGTCGGCTTCCATGGAGACCGTCAGGGCCGGCGGCGAATCGGGGAACTGCCCCAGGATGGCCTGGCTCCCGAAAACGACCAATTCGTCGTCCGCGGCGATCT
Coding sequences within:
- a CDS encoding FAD-dependent oxidoreductase, with protein sequence MSLRDFDLLVLGHETEGALAAVAAGRAGARAGIVLPPGRMLGGLLTEGGLAYVDRDSRHLRPPAESPDDGLFGEFLARAGVPLVALDPARGEQALRAMVAEAGATILPGSWDGPRIEGDRVAAVRVAGEEIGAGFFLDATPDGDFLEALGEPFAAGFGEYGIDRVLGVSPLPVLRGVTPARILATCEALAGDPDLGALKDRIFGERRFLDLEAGADYVLVGPPYLALAYQRWREANGLSFPVPFEADGFNVAVLGPDVTSWNGLIYFETDPATLLAWSRGGAGDLFRREVAHFGEFARTLWPGATAEMPRHGLYVRQTRHALGTRLRLSLGMIAAGEPVRSVGTFCYYPDFRGFRVTPTAGPLVARVALDAGLARRHINVGIASRAGGYTPPAHSLCRLVQYNATLGAALGAGAAVGFETAAIRAELARQHALADDQAGLADTPRVAGRLHEDPLLALERRLAIS